The Chitinivibrio alkaliphilus ACht1 DNA segment GTTTCATGGTTTTCTCGGAGAAGAGATTCGTGATACCGCAACAGTACGTGCGTTGATAAAGAAGATTACTTCTCAGTATCGCCTTCCCTATTTTACCATCTCTCCCACCTATTCTGTTTGCGATTCTCATGGGTATATTTCCGGGGAAGAATTTTCCTGTCCGCGCTGTGGAGAGGAGACTGAGGTGTATTCTCGCATCGTAGGGTATTACCGACCATTAAAGAATTGGAATCATGGGAAGAAGAGCGAGTATGATGATCGTCGCACCTACTCAGGAGCACCGTCGGAACAAAAATGAGTGGAAGGAGAGAAGAGTTATATCGTGGTATTGTTGCACTTCAGAAAAACAGTTTTATCGATTTTCCCGGAACTGTCGCTGCGGTGCTCTTCTTTGATGGGTGTAATTTATGTTGCCCCTACTGTCATAATGCTCTCCTTGCTCGGCCGGACCCCGTACCGGTATCAGACCCTCCCGGTGAAATAGACTCTTTTCTTCGTCAATGGAAGCATTCCATTGACGGAGTTGTTCTTACCGGTGGAGAGCCTACTCTTCATAGAAATCTTCCTGAATTGGTAGGCTATCTTCGTTCTTCCTTGGGTTACCGTGTAAAGGTTGACACAAACGGATTGCGTCCGGAGATACTTTCCCAGGTAGAAGCAGACTATCTTGCCATGGATCTCAAAACAGTTCCTCGTAAGTACCGATCTCTCCTAGGGGGCCCCGAAGATAGTGGGGTGCGATTGGCGGAGAGTCTCTCCATACTCTCCGAGTTTCCTGGTAGAAGTGAGGTGCGTATTACCCTGGCTCCGGGGGTCGTTTCTCCCGATGATATTTCTGAATTGGCAAAGATGCTTACGGGGATAGATCTTGTTTGCTTGCAGCAGTTTGATTCTCGACAGGAGATCTACTCGCCCTCTTTTTTTACGGGAAGCTCTTCCTATACGCGACATGAGATAGAGCAATGGGCCCGATATATTCAGGGGTATGCTCAAAAATGTATTATACGATGAGGGGTGATCGATGTCCTATAGCATAGTATTGGTAGAACCGGAAAATCCTAAAAATATTGGTTTTGTTGCTCGCGCCATGAAATGTAACGCGTGCACAGATCTGCGTATAGTTTCTCCCCACGGTGAATCAATTCATTCAGAGGCGTATATAACGGGGGTATCCGCTCGGCCGATTCTCTCTTCGGCACGGGTATATAAATCGCTCTTAGATGCTGTGGCCGATTGTACTAC contains these protein-coding regions:
- a CDS encoding anaerobic ribonucleoside-triphosphate reductase activating protein; the encoded protein is MSGRREELYRGIVALQKNSFIDFPGTVAAVLFFDGCNLCCPYCHNALLARPDPVPVSDPPGEIDSFLRQWKHSIDGVVLTGGEPTLHRNLPELVGYLRSSLGYRVKVDTNGLRPEILSQVEADYLAMDLKTVPRKYRSLLGGPEDSGVRLAESLSILSEFPGRSEVRITLAPGVVSPDDISELAKMLTGIDLVCLQQFDSRQEIYSPSFFTGSSSYTRHEIEQWARYIQGYAQKCIIR